The sequence below is a genomic window from Flavobacterium sediminilitoris.
GATTTAAATATTCATATTCTGTCATAGCAGTATCTAAATCTAAATTAGATTGTAATCGAATATCGTCTGGAATAGTTTCATAAATAAGTTGTTCCATATTTTCAACTCCTACAGTTGAAAACATTTTTTCTAGGTCATTTTCACGAGGACCTATATGTCTCAAAGCGAATGCATCTGTTCTCATATCCTTAAAAAATAGGTATAATTTGTGTGTGTTGTTATTGGGCAACAAAAGTAATTATTAATCTTGTAATATTTTCTTTTTAAAAAGCTAATTTTTGTGATTTTATGAACTAATTGCCATTGTTATTAACACATTCCTTATTTTTGTTATATGCGTATTTTTAAAAACCTTGTTGATTTTTATATTGAAAGTAGCCTACATGTAGCTATAGCACTATATGCTTTGATAAGAATTACCTTTCTAAAATTAGACATTCCTTATGATGAAGCTGTTACTCATTTTGGTTTTTTTGGGACTATTGTGGGTTATAATTTTATAAAATATGATGAATTAGCGCGCATAAAGAAAATAAAACTTACTTTCCGTTTAAAAGCTATTATAGTGCTGAGTATCCTTTCCTTTTTTGCTGCTTTTTATTACTTTTTAGAATTGCATTCTCAAACGAAATTTGTGGGATTTATTGCTCTCTTTATTACTATTTTATATACTTTACCTTTTATTCCAAACAGAGGTAATATGCGCAACTGGAGTGGTATAAAAATCTATTTAGTTGCCATTGCATGGGTAGGCGTCACTGTTATTCTGCCTGTTATTAATGCAGACTATGATTGGAACATTATTGTAATTTTAAAATGTATTCAACGCTTTATTTTTATTATTTTATTAATGCTTATTTTTGAAATTATTGATTTAAAAGTAGATCATTGGCATTTAAAAACTATTCCACAACAACTAGGAATGCATAAAACCAAAATTTTAACTTATTTGCTATCATTCATCTTTGTGTCTTTGGATTTTGCAAAACCTGATATTACAATTCAAAATTTATTAACTACACTCTCAATTGCAATTATTATTTGCTTATTTTCTTTTTTTGCTTCTACTAAGAGGAATAAATACTACACTAGTTTCTGGGTTGAAAGTATTCCTCTTTTTTGGTGGCTCTTGTGCTTGTTTTAAACTCAACTCTTTTTCCTTTATTAAATCAAAGAGTCGTTATGATTGATTATTAAAAAATGAGTTGATTTAAAAAGATATTTCATTACAGTTTTCTTCTTATTCCATTTCTTTCTACTCTTGTTTTTTTACTAAAAACCGCAAAAGAAAATAAGCCATGGGGTACCACAACTACGACTTTGATAAGGGGTATATACGGGGTTGATAGGGTGTATATAGGGAGTATCACCGTCTTTGACTCGTTTTTGACTCGTCCTAAAATAACTATACAAATACAATTCCTTAATCTGTTTATTTTACTCTATACAACGATTCTTCATTTGGTTAATACAATTTGTTGTCTTTTTAAATACTATTACTCTTCCATACTGTTTCTATACACTATCCTCCCTTTATCCTAACCTTTAAGTAACCTTTAATATGGAGTAGTAAGTTTTTGACTCGTCCTAAAACAACTATACAGGTTATTAAATTAATCCTGTTTTAACTATACAAATATAGTTTTTAACCCTCCATTTACTCTTGTGATTTTTTTTTCACTTTCAAAATAAAATTACAAAAGTTGTAAACTTTTTTTCAAAACGAAAAAAAAATCACAACATAAAAACAACACGAAATTCTGGAATTTCGTGTACTACTTTAAAAAAATAATTCCTCATTGTGTTTTTCTAACTATTTTTAAGAAAAGAAAATACGCATCCCAACCTTTTTTACTTTTTGATACTCTATAAGAATAAGGTTATTAAAAAAAAGATAAAAAAAAGATAAAAAAAAGGCATGGTCTTTGTAACTTTTTTATACGATTAATCGTATAAAAAGTATAGAACAGTTAAAAAGTACGTATTTATACGTACAAAAAACATTGAAAAATACGTATTTATACGTATTGACCGGTGTCTTTTTAAAAACTAGCTTTGACTTTTACAATTTGCTAATTAACCATTCACTTATGCATATAAAATTAAAATTAGGTGTGCTGGCAATGACTATTGCCTCACCCTTAGTGTTTGCCCAAGACATTCTTTGGGAAAAATCTTACGGAGGAAAACATGCTGAATATCTGTATGATGCTATTGCAACGCCAGATTATGGCTTTATTTTAGCAGGAAGTTCTATTTCGGGAAAAAACGGGAACAAAGAGGATAAAAACAAGGGCGATTTGGATTATTGGCTTTGGAAAATGGATGAGCATGGGAATCTAGATTGGCAAAAAAGTTTTGGAGGTAATAAAGTGGATTTATTGCAGAGTATTGCTATTACTCATGATGGTGGCTTTATTTTAGGGGGTACTTCTGCTTCTGATAAAGGACTCGATAAGAAGGAAGTGTGCAAAGGACAAGAAGATTTTTGGGTTATAAAACTCAATGCTAAAGGACAAGAAATGTGGCAAAAAACCATAGGTGGTAATGGTATGGAGCGTCTTTTGAGTATTGCACCTACAAAAGATGGTGGTTATATCTTAGGAGGTACATCGAGTTCAGATAAATCGGGTAAAGATGAAAAGGGAGTTGATGATGTGTATGGTAAAAGTGAAGATAGTAGAGGGAATCTGGATTATTGGGTAGTGAAATTAGACAAAGATGGAAAAGTGCTTTGGCAAAAAACCTTAGGGGGTAAATATGTAGACGAACTAAAAAGTATTTCACAAACTACAGATGGTGGTTATATTTTGGGTGGTTATTCTAATTCTCCTATTTCAGGGGATAAAACCGAGAGCAACTTTGGACTAGGTGATTACTGGATTGTAAAACTAGATGAAGAAGGGACAATAGAATGGCAACGCACTCTGGGTGGCGATCAAGATGATCATTTATTTGCGCTATCTCAGACTACAGATGGTGGTTATATTGTGGGTGGTAATTCTAATTCTGGTGCTACTAATTCCAAATCAAAAACCAACAAAGAAGGCACTGATTTTTGGGTGTTAAAACTAGACAAAACAGGGAATATCGATTGGCAAGAAACCTACAATTATGGGAAGATTGATATTTTAACTTCTATTGTAGAAAATCCGGATGGAAGCTACTTAATAGGGGGTTATGCACAGAGTGAAGCACAAGTGAAAAGTCAAAAGTCAAAAGTGAAAAGCCTGCAATCGGACAAAGAAGGTATTAACGATTATATTGCATTAAAAATCAATGCAAAAGGGGAAGAAATCTGGACGCAAACCGTAGGAAGCAAGGGTGAAGAAGTGATGAAAAAACTACTTGAAACCCGAGATGGTGGTTATTTGTTAGCGGGTACATCAAAAGGTAGTGTTTCTAGAGATAAAAATTCGGTAAAAGGCGGCTATGATTTTTGGGTGGTAAAACTACGCGATAAAGAGCGAGAGGAAAAAGCACGAATCACGGTAGAAGCCATGCCAAATCCGGCTATACATTTTACCAATGTGATTGTCAACTTCGAATATAAAAAAGGAACTGCTACCCTGTATGATTTAAATGGAAGAAGCTTGCAAAGTATGGAAATTACAGGAGACAAAACCATTCCTATGGAGCTTAGCACTTTACCACAAGGGATTTACCTTATAGAAATTAGAACCAATACCCAACACGGCAGTGTGAAGGTGATTAAAAAATAAAGAATTGAAAACAAAACGATACACCATGAGAATAACAAAACTGCTAACTATTGTATTGATAAGTGCTTTAGGGTTTGGGCAAAACGATCCTAACCCACAAGATTATCTGCCAAATATAATTCCTCCATCTCCTGAAGCTTATGCATTGGGAAACTACGGAAATATTCCAGTAGGATTATTTACAGGATCTCCCAATGTACAAATACCCTTACTAGAATTTAAAACAAAAAGTATTACTATCCCCTTTAGTCTATCTTACAGTTCTAATGGAATAAAGATTGATGATGTTAATTCAAAAGTAGGATTAGGTTGGAACTTAATTGGTGGTGGTGTTATAAATAGAGTTATAAGAGATCAGCCAGATGAGAATGAAAATTTCTCTATTCCAATAATATCTAATAATAATTATCAAGACCCACTCTTCATGCAATCGCTGGATGTTATAAGCGAAAACGAATATATGGATTCTGAAAGAGATTTATTCAGCTATAGTTTTAATGGAAATTCAGGACAGTTTGTTTTCAACACTGATGGATCAATTGTTCATTTACCTCAATCGGATCTTAAAATTGAAGTTCAAGTAAGTCAAGAAACCCCCAATATTTACAACTTCAAAATAACAGACCCATTTGGCGTAATTTATTTTTTCGAAGAAAAAGAACAAACTATGTTAAGAACTTCGGGAGGAGGTCATTCAGTGCCAAATACAAATTATACTGCTTGGTATTTAAGTAAAATAAAGACAATTGATGGGCTTGAAATATACCTTAACTATTCTAATGATGTTTCTTATTATGTTGCCTCACAAAGTCAGCAGCTGTCAAAATCCTATCCCAGTTTTCAATATTCAGTTGGAAAACCTCATGTAAAAGGGATAACATATTCTCCTATTTACTCTCATCATATTAGAGTTATTGGTAAAAGAATTGAAAGTATTGAGAGTAATAATCCAATGTATGGGAAATTGTTTTTTACTTATAATAATGAATTATATAACGTTGAAGATCCTAATACAGTACTTAAGGAGATACGTAAAGAAAACAAAAACAACGAAGTTATTAATAAAGTATCCCTTAATTATCTTTCAACAAATACTGAACGTCTTTTTCTTCAAGAAATCATCTCAAATGATCCTAACAAAAAATATAGTTTTGAATATATACAGCCTAATGCTTTTCCAGCAAGATTATCGTTTGCAAGAGATGAATGGGGCTATTTTAATGGGATAACTTCTAACGTGAATTTAATTCCAAAAGTTAATTCTCATGGTTTAGAAAACACTAATTATAATCATGCTAATCAACAAATAAATCCTATTTATTCTAAAATAGGCTTATTATCAAAAATCTTTTATCCTACAAAAGGTTATTCTTCTATTGAATATGAATCTAATGATTATTTAAAAAAGAATACAAAGGTCCTTCCTACAAATTTATTTAATCAGTTAATAAATATTAACTCAAATAGTAATGAAAGAAATAAAACTGTTTCTCAAAACATATTTACTTATTTTGACCATAGGGTTAAATTAACAGGTAGCTCTGAGTTTTATAATTGTGATCCTGATCTTAATGTGGGGAATAATAAACATAAAACACTTACTAGTATATTTTGCGTAGAAGACAATGAAGAGGTGCGATTATTTAAGTATGACCAATGGGGAGATATGATAGATGTGGGCTATTCAACTGACTTAAATTTTGGAGATTGTTATTTTTATGCCAAAGAAAACAAGACATATACAGTTTCATTAAAAAATAATTTTAATTGTACTAGAGGATATACTTCTATTGAGTATTATAAAGATGACTACACAATAATTAATCAAAATATAAATGTTATAGCGGCTGGTAATAGAGTAAAAAGTATTATTGAC
It includes:
- a CDS encoding UbiA prenyltransferase family protein → MRIFKNLVDFYIESSLHVAIALYALIRITFLKLDIPYDEAVTHFGFFGTIVGYNFIKYDELARIKKIKLTFRLKAIIVLSILSFFAAFYYFLELHSQTKFVGFIALFITILYTLPFIPNRGNMRNWSGIKIYLVAIAWVGVTVILPVINADYDWNIIVILKCIQRFIFIILLMLIFEIIDLKVDHWHLKTIPQQLGMHKTKILTYLLSFIFVSLDFAKPDITIQNLLTTLSIAIIICLFSFFASTKRNKYYTSFWVESIPLFWWLLCLF
- a CDS encoding T9SS type A sorting domain-containing protein, with the protein product MHIKLKLGVLAMTIASPLVFAQDILWEKSYGGKHAEYLYDAIATPDYGFILAGSSISGKNGNKEDKNKGDLDYWLWKMDEHGNLDWQKSFGGNKVDLLQSIAITHDGGFILGGTSASDKGLDKKEVCKGQEDFWVIKLNAKGQEMWQKTIGGNGMERLLSIAPTKDGGYILGGTSSSDKSGKDEKGVDDVYGKSEDSRGNLDYWVVKLDKDGKVLWQKTLGGKYVDELKSISQTTDGGYILGGYSNSPISGDKTESNFGLGDYWIVKLDEEGTIEWQRTLGGDQDDHLFALSQTTDGGYIVGGNSNSGATNSKSKTNKEGTDFWVLKLDKTGNIDWQETYNYGKIDILTSIVENPDGSYLIGGYAQSEAQVKSQKSKVKSLQSDKEGINDYIALKINAKGEEIWTQTVGSKGEEVMKKLLETRDGGYLLAGTSKGSVSRDKNSVKGGYDFWVVKLRDKEREEKARITVEAMPNPAIHFTNVIVNFEYKKGTATLYDLNGRSLQSMEITGDKTIPMELSTLPQGIYLIEIRTNTQHGSVKVIKK